A genome region from Halarchaeum grantii includes the following:
- a CDS encoding helix-turn-helix transcriptional regulator: protein MPRDDTTDGRSRSSHREHDAAMADLSGFQRDILWVLYEREPCNGLATEDALESYYGTTVNHSHVYTNLDQLTESGFIDKRPGEGRANEYRLTEFARRALERRREWLNDRTSA, encoded by the coding sequence ATGCCACGTGACGACACCACCGATGGCCGTTCGCGGTCGAGCCACCGAGAGCACGACGCCGCGATGGCCGACCTCTCCGGGTTCCAGCGCGACATCCTCTGGGTCCTCTACGAGCGCGAACCGTGCAACGGCCTCGCGACGGAGGACGCGCTGGAGTCGTACTACGGGACGACAGTCAACCACAGTCACGTCTACACGAACCTCGATCAGCTCACGGAGTCCGGGTTCATCGACAAGCGCCCCGGTGAGGGACGGGCGAACGAGTACCGGCTCACCGAGTTCGCGCGGCGGGCGCTGGAACGCCGCAGAGAGTGGCTGAACGACCGCACCTCGGCGTAA
- a CDS encoding phosphoadenosine phosphosulfate reductase family protein gives MPADFPDYLDVDYSDGEGEDPADYPNLEDKIEKAVDVVQTGLEEYENPAIMWTGGKDSTLTLYFVKEVAEEYGYEMPPAIFIDHYQHFEDLLDFAEHWADEWEFELIYARNEDVGDYVEANDLDPGDDIDISALSEHNQHHVREILEYEEDTFPFLLDTYVGNHLLKTVALNDALEEYDVDGIFSGIRWDEQEARADETFFSPRHDPDIYPPHDRIQPILQFDEAAVWDAFWHYVVPESVPGYPDEGYVPQAYDDLPEGITHEDIPVSPKYFKGFRSLGSEVSTDKADDEPAWLQDLDNTTERAGRAQDKEDLMERLRDLGYM, from the coding sequence ATGCCAGCGGACTTCCCCGACTACCTCGACGTCGACTACAGCGACGGCGAGGGCGAAGACCCAGCCGACTATCCGAACCTCGAAGACAAGATAGAGAAGGCCGTCGACGTCGTCCAGACGGGCCTCGAGGAGTACGAGAACCCCGCCATCATGTGGACCGGGGGGAAGGACTCCACGCTCACTCTCTACTTCGTGAAGGAGGTCGCCGAGGAGTACGGCTACGAGATGCCGCCCGCCATCTTCATCGACCACTACCAGCACTTCGAGGACCTCCTCGACTTCGCCGAGCACTGGGCCGACGAGTGGGAGTTCGAGCTCATCTACGCCCGCAACGAGGACGTCGGTGACTACGTCGAGGCCAACGACCTCGACCCCGGCGACGACATCGACATCTCCGCGCTCTCCGAGCACAACCAGCATCACGTTCGGGAGATCCTCGAGTACGAGGAGGACACCTTCCCCTTCCTGCTGGACACCTACGTCGGCAACCACCTCCTGAAGACCGTCGCGCTCAACGACGCCCTCGAGGAGTACGACGTCGACGGCATCTTCTCGGGCATCCGCTGGGACGAACAGGAGGCGCGCGCCGACGAGACGTTCTTCAGTCCGCGCCACGACCCCGACATCTACCCGCCCCACGACCGCATCCAGCCGATCCTCCAGTTCGACGAGGCCGCCGTCTGGGACGCCTTCTGGCACTACGTCGTCCCCGAGAGCGTGCCCGGCTACCCCGACGAGGGCTACGTTCCGCAGGCCTACGACGACCTGCCGGAGGGCATCACCCACGAGGACATCCCCGTCAGCCCGAAGTACTTCAAGGGCTTCCGCTCGCTCGGCAGCGAAGTGAGCACTGACAAGGCCGACGACGAGCCGGCGTGGCTCCAGGACCTCGACAACACCACCGAGCGCGCCGGCCGTGCCCAGGACAAGGAGGACCTCATGGAGCGCCTCCGAGACCTCGGCTACATGTAA
- a CDS encoding response regulator yields MPTGTVLYVDDDRDFAELVELRLSRDIDYAVESVRTGDAALERLEDGNVVCLVLDYRLPGTSGPELLAEVTERHPRLPVVFFTGMDDPETASEMREAGAAAFVQKDVGSFGTLADAIREAVA; encoded by the coding sequence ATGCCGACTGGGACAGTCCTCTACGTCGACGACGACCGCGACTTCGCGGAACTCGTCGAACTCCGACTCTCGCGAGACATCGACTACGCCGTCGAGAGCGTTCGGACGGGCGACGCCGCGCTCGAACGCCTCGAGGACGGCAACGTCGTCTGTCTCGTTCTCGACTACCGGCTCCCGGGGACGAGCGGCCCCGAACTACTGGCGGAGGTCACGGAGCGCCATCCGCGCCTCCCCGTCGTCTTCTTCACGGGGATGGACGACCCGGAGACGGCTTCCGAGATGCGTGAGGCGGGCGCGGCGGCGTTCGTCCAGAAGGACGTGGGGAGCTTCGGCACGCTCGCGGACGCGATCCGCGAGGCGGTCGCGTAG
- a CDS encoding ABC transporter ATP-binding protein produces MDDDAGDGGTPRNPMWRLYAEHGGGNWEWAAGGAVATVVGRLFGLVPAYVVGLAVDSIFLGTRPFGLPFVPDAWLPPADARWAQVEVAVGVLLAATLAGAVLSWIDDYAWSVFAQRTQHGLRVAAYDRLQDLDLAFFTNRRTGELMSVLNNDVNALETFLADAVSSSLWILATIGGIGVVMVSLNAPLTLVALLPVPFLAVFTLVFARVIEPRYLSVREEIGDLNARLENTVSGIETVKTSSAERYESGRVASSSLAYLDSNLAAIRARITFFPGLNVISGVGFAVTFLAGAYWVLFGAPFGLAGTLTPGAFVTFVIYAQQFVWPIVQFGGIVDDYERAKAASTRVYGLRTQEREITDAPDAGDLDVTAGRVEFDDVSFAYRRPDPEAPEETLATEDVLRDVSFEAAGGETIGVVGPTGAGKSTLMKLLPRLYDPDSGAVRVDGTDVREVTLRSLRESVGYVSQDPFLFYGTVRENVRYGSFDASDADVEAATRRAQAHEFVERLPNGYETMVGERGVKLSGGQRQRLAIARAVLKDPPLLVLDEATSAVDTETEALIQRSLLDFAAGRTTFVIAHRLSTVRHADTILVVDDGRISERGTHEELLERDGLYANLWRVQAGEVESLPASFLERARERGDELVGGREEGDGEKR; encoded by the coding sequence ATGGACGACGACGCGGGCGACGGTGGAACGCCCCGAAACCCGATGTGGCGGCTGTACGCCGAGCACGGCGGCGGGAACTGGGAGTGGGCGGCGGGCGGCGCGGTCGCGACGGTCGTCGGCCGGCTGTTCGGCCTCGTGCCCGCGTACGTCGTCGGCCTCGCGGTCGACTCCATCTTCCTCGGAACGCGGCCGTTCGGCCTCCCGTTCGTCCCCGACGCGTGGCTGCCGCCGGCGGACGCGAGGTGGGCGCAGGTCGAGGTCGCGGTCGGCGTGTTGCTCGCGGCGACGCTCGCGGGCGCGGTGCTCTCGTGGATCGACGACTACGCGTGGAGCGTCTTCGCCCAGCGCACCCAGCACGGCCTCCGCGTCGCGGCCTACGACCGCCTCCAGGACCTCGATCTGGCGTTCTTCACGAACCGGCGGACGGGCGAGCTGATGAGCGTCCTGAACAACGACGTGAACGCCCTCGAGACGTTCCTCGCGGACGCCGTCTCCTCGTCGCTCTGGATCCTCGCGACGATCGGCGGCATCGGCGTCGTGATGGTGTCGCTGAACGCGCCGCTGACGCTCGTCGCGCTCCTTCCGGTTCCGTTCCTCGCGGTGTTCACGCTCGTCTTCGCGCGCGTCATCGAGCCGCGCTATCTCTCGGTTCGCGAGGAGATCGGCGACCTGAACGCCCGCCTCGAGAACACGGTGAGCGGCATCGAGACGGTGAAGACGTCGAGTGCCGAGCGCTACGAGTCCGGGCGCGTCGCGTCGTCGTCGCTCGCCTACCTCGACTCGAACCTCGCGGCGATCCGCGCGCGCATCACGTTCTTCCCCGGTCTGAACGTCATCTCGGGCGTCGGGTTCGCGGTGACGTTCCTCGCGGGCGCGTACTGGGTGCTCTTCGGCGCGCCGTTCGGCCTCGCGGGGACGCTGACGCCGGGCGCGTTCGTGACGTTCGTCATCTACGCCCAGCAGTTCGTCTGGCCGATCGTCCAGTTCGGTGGCATCGTCGACGACTACGAGCGCGCGAAGGCGGCGAGCACGCGCGTCTACGGCCTCCGGACGCAGGAGCGCGAGATAACGGACGCGCCGGACGCGGGCGACCTCGACGTCACGGCGGGGCGCGTCGAGTTCGACGACGTCTCGTTCGCGTATCGCCGCCCGGACCCGGAGGCGCCCGAGGAGACGCTGGCCACCGAGGACGTCCTGCGCGACGTCTCCTTCGAGGCGGCGGGCGGCGAGACTATCGGGGTCGTCGGGCCGACGGGCGCGGGCAAATCCACGCTGATGAAGCTCCTCCCGCGCCTCTACGACCCGGACTCGGGCGCGGTGCGCGTCGACGGAACGGACGTCCGGGAGGTGACGCTGCGGAGTCTGCGCGAGTCGGTGGGCTACGTCTCGCAGGACCCCTTCCTCTTCTACGGGACGGTGCGCGAGAACGTCCGCTACGGGAGCTTCGACGCGAGCGACGCCGACGTCGAGGCGGCGACGCGGCGCGCGCAGGCCCACGAGTTCGTCGAGCGCCTGCCGAACGGCTACGAGACGATGGTGGGCGAGCGCGGCGTGAAGCTCTCGGGCGGCCAGCGTCAGCGCCTCGCCATCGCGCGCGCCGTCCTGAAGGACCCGCCGCTGCTCGTGCTGGACGAGGCGACGTCCGCGGTGGACACGGAGACGGAGGCGCTCATCCAGCGCTCGCTCCTCGACTTCGCGGCGGGGCGGACGACGTTCGTCATCGCGCACCGCCTCTCGACGGTGCGACACGCCGACACTATCCTCGTGGTGGACGACGGCCGAATCAGCGAACGCGGCACGCACGAGGAGCTACTGGAGCGCGACGGCCTCTACGCGAACCTCTGGCGGGTGCAGGCCGGCGAGGTCGAGTCGCTTCCAGCGTCGTTCCTCGAGCGGGCGCGCGAACGCGGCGACGAACTCGTCGGCGGGCGTGAGGAGGGTGACGGCGAGAAGCGATAG
- a CDS encoding DUF302 domain-containing protein, with product MSYTIDTRVDGPFEDVVATTEEELAEEGFGVLCDVDVQATMKEKLDAEVRDYRILGACNPPLAHDALEAEPGIGALLPCNVVVYADDGGVAVRAVDPERLLGIVENDDVEAVATDVRERLVRVVESVEASF from the coding sequence GTGAGCTACACGATCGACACGCGAGTCGATGGACCGTTCGAGGATGTCGTCGCGACGACCGAGGAGGAGCTGGCCGAGGAGGGGTTCGGCGTCCTCTGCGACGTCGACGTGCAGGCGACGATGAAGGAGAAGCTCGACGCGGAGGTCCGCGACTACCGCATCCTCGGCGCGTGCAACCCGCCGCTGGCGCACGACGCTCTCGAAGCCGAACCCGGTATCGGCGCGCTCCTCCCGTGTAACGTCGTGGTCTACGCGGACGACGGCGGCGTCGCCGTGCGCGCCGTGGACCCGGAGCGCCTCCTCGGCATCGTCGAGAACGACGACGTCGAGGCCGTCGCCACGGACGTCCGCGAGCGACTCGTGCGCGTGGTCGAGTCCGTCGAAGCGTCGTTCTGA